ATGCTGTCCGTTATAGTTCAAAATATGGGTTTACTCTGCAGCAAAAACCGTCGTTACAATAATGCTGATACTGAAGAGAATGCGCAGGTAAATTATTCTTGACAAAATCCTTTTACCAAGTGTTGTTGGAGCAATATGTCATATAATCTGTGACGATGCTTTGTTTTTGGGTGTTATTTTCTCATTTATTACTGATCTTTATGTGTCATCTGAATGCTAATGTGTGCATTTCCAGACTACAGAAATTGAAAGGCGAATTGAACAAGAGACAAAGGCTGAAAAACACATTCAGAAACTTCTACTACTTGGTACTTGTTGGAGAAATTTCCCTGATTCCTTAATCTGTTTAGCATTTATTCTGATGTATGGACATGGTAGTTGAAGTTTGTCAAGGTTGCACGTAGATTAATGGGTGAAACAATGATGAACCATGGTAAACTTGCGTGTAGTTTACTAAGTTATCATTATGCATTATTTCCATGGATGTGCCTTGCCTCTCCAATTTTTGGGAAAAACAATAATGAATTGGTTGCAATATCTTGCCACGTTTTATTATAGATTCTGTACTATTTCTTGTGGACTGAGGTACCTGGTCAAGCTTGTCATCTTAAAAGGAATTTATTATTTCCTATTGTTTACCTTCGAAAAGAATGCACGCATcactaattttcaattttttttaaggttttggTTTTGCAATGCCTTTATTTTATCTAGTCCATAAGCTTGGatgttatcatttttttattctgTCTTTTTCTCCCATTTGGACTGCTTTAAAGATGACATGATCAATCTTTTGTTGTCAAGGTGCTGGAGAGTCTGGAAAGTCCACAATATTTAAGCAGGTCTGTTACAGTTTTAGTCTCTTGATTAGATTGCACTACCATTCTATTGATAGCTCTAACATGTTCACTCTACATGAATGGTTTTTATGCAGATAAAATTTTTGTTCCAAACTGGCTTTGATGAGGCTGAGCTGAAGAGCTATATCTCAGTCATTCACGCCAATGTGTATCAGACTATAAAAGTATGCAATACTTGAAACGGTGTGTTGGTTATTTCCTTTTTTGCAAAAATTAAGAGAACAAACTAATTTCATCCGTTGATGATGAAGTTGTGAATTTTGAAAGAAGATCAGTCATGTCACACCTCTACTTAAGAGAAGCTTGAGATGGTTCTTTAACTCTTATACTCATGGTGCACGCAATGTGTTTGAACAGTTATTGTATGACGGGTCAAAGGAATTCGCTCTAAGTGAATCAGATTCCTCAAAATATTCTATATCCAAAGAAAATGAGGTTTGAACTCATTTCACTGTCTAATTCATTGCTTGCATGAGGTTCTGTGTTTTGATTCAGCTGGTGggcatttctttctttcctttactTGCTTAATCTTGCACTCTGGCTACTTCTTGCAAAGGCAATAAAGTTTCAATCTATGTATCAGGAAATCGGAGAGAAATTATCAGAAGTGGGAGGTAGGTTGGATTATCCACATCTCACTAAAGAGCTTGCTCAGGAAATTGAAGCTATATGGAGCGATACTGCAATTCAGGTAGCTGGTCATCAAGAAGATAAACATGCTGATTGCATATTTGTTCAATTGCTTTCTATTCTGTGTTCTGGTATTTGTGACAAGTTATTGAAGTTCTACTGCTATGGTGTATTCTATAAGAAGCATTCACTATTCGGTTATCCCAATGCTTGTAGGAAACTTATGCTCGTGGTAGTGAACTACAAGTTCCAGATTGTGCCAAttactttatggaaaatttgcAAAGATTGTCAGAAGCAAATTATGTTCCTACAAAGGTATTAAAAATTAGTCATATTTTTAGCAGCAGCAAGTGATTATATCAATGCAATTGTAGACAGTTGGCACACTCACTCCACAATAGTGGCTGTGACAATTGTTACATGGTGTCTGCAACATATCCTTTAGGATGTGGATACAAGTATACCGATTTGTTCTCTAAATTTTGTATATGCTGTTTTGGTACCATATCTGCGTATGTACCATATATTATACGGTATTTTACTTACTGCATCTGAAATTCCAAAACATTCCATTGGAACTTGTTAAGTTCATAGCTGCTTCCACCAGCTTCTCATTGTATGTTGGTGTACCAGGACGATGTTCTCTATGCAAGGGTTCGTACAACCGGCGTTGTAGAGATCCAGTTCAGGTGACTGATTTATTTCAAATGTACAGTGACTTAATGATTTGGATTTAGTTTTATCATTTCCATTTGACCATG
This genomic window from Tripterygium wilfordii isolate XIE 37 chromosome 9, ASM1340144v1, whole genome shotgun sequence contains:
- the LOC120005153 gene encoding guanine nucleotide-binding protein alpha-1 subunit — protein: MLSVIVQNMGLLCSKNRRYNNADTEENAQTTEIERRIEQETKAEKHIQKLLLLGAGESGKSTIFKQIKFLFQTGFDEAELKSYISVIHANVYQTIKLLYDGSKEFALSESDSSKYSISKENEEIGEKLSEVGGRLDYPHLTKELAQEIEAIWSDTAIQETYARGSELQVPDCANYFMENLQRLSEANYVPTKDDVLYARVRTTGVVEIQFSPVGENKKSGEVYRLFDVGGQRNERRKWIHLFEGVSAVIFCVAISEYDQTLFEDENKNRLMETKELFDWVLKQPCFEKTSFMLFLNKFDVFEKKVLKVPLNVCEWFKDYQPVSTGKQEIEHAYEFVKKKFEELYYQSTTPDHVDRVFKIYRTTALDPKLVKKTFKLVDETLRRRNLFEAGLL